In Solanum stenotomum isolate F172 chromosome 6, ASM1918654v1, whole genome shotgun sequence, one DNA window encodes the following:
- the LOC125868940 gene encoding jacalin-related lectin 3-like, which yields MEMIKVGPIGGKTTGGSVWDEKGEGEIAKIFVTSGTQTNFVLSLQFLFVDQNGQFILSDRHGAQYNYSYTTTFNTVVLVYPSELLIEIKGTYYSNGLRSITFVTNKDTYGPYGSARPMIVDREIDFQIGNDPS from the exons aTGGAAATGATAAAAGTAGGGCCAATAGGAGGAAAAACAACAGGAGGAAGTGTTTGGGATGAAAAAGGTGAAGGTGAAATTGCCAAAATTTTTGTTACAAGTGGTACTCAAACAAATTTTGTTTTATCACTTCAATTCCTCTTTGTTGATCAAAATGGACAATTTATTTTGTCTGATAGACATGGTGCTCAGTACAATTATAGCTACACTACAACCTTCAATACT GTTGTTTTGGTTTATCCATCGGAACTTCTTATCGAAATAAAAGGTACCTATTACTCGAATGGTTTGAGATCGATAACATTTGTGACTAACAAAGATACGTATGGGCCATATGGCAGCGCAAGGCCCATGATAGTCGACAGAGAGATTGATTTTCAAATAGGAAATGATCCTTCTTGA
- the LOC125868941 gene encoding inactive protein RESTRICTED TEV MOVEMENT 1-like, with protein MNKQIDMIKYGVKKEGPVWDEKGKSEIAKIFIYSGAESYFVNSLQFLFVEDGQFILSQLHGADYNYSLNTNFSTVVLDYPSEFLTGIQGTFYRTGLRSIKFVTNKNVYGPYGSDKIDPKFQYKEFNVHLGDDRSFGGFHGTKSESHIESIGIYMKPVTSSMITNSSDKVQKSKKKTRY; from the exons ATGAATAAGCAAATTGATATGATAAAATATGGTGTAAAGAAGGAAGGGCCTGTTTGGGATGAAAAGGGAAAAAGTGAAATAGCAAAGATTTTTATTTACAGCGGTGCTGAGTCCTATTTTGTTAATTCACTTCAATTCTTGTTCGTTGAGGATggtcaatttattttgtctcaattaCATGGTGCTGACTACAACTATTCTTTGAATACAAACTTTAGTACA gtTGTGTTGGATTATCCATCTGAATTTCTTACTGGAATACAAGGTACGTTTTATCGTACTGGGTTGAGATCGATAAAATTTGTGACAAACAAAAATGTTTATGGACCCTATGGCAGCGATAAGATCGATCCGAAATTCCAATACAAAGAGTTCAATGTTCATCTAGGAGATGATCGTTCTTTTGGTGGATTTCATGGCACCAAAAGTGAGAGTCATATTGAGAGCATTGGAATCTATATGAAGCCTGTCACATCCTCTATGATAACAAATTCTTCAGACAAAGTCCAAAAGtccaaaaagaaaacaagatattaa
- the LOC125868942 gene encoding inactive protein RESTRICTED TEV MOVEMENT 1-like, giving the protein MNKQIDMIKYGVKKEGTVWDEKGKSEIAKIFIYSGAESYFVNSLQFLFVVDGQFVLSRLHGADYNYSWNTNFSTIVLDYPSKFLTGIQGTYYSNGLRSIKFMTNKGVYGPYGSDKIHPKVQFEEFIVHLGDDRSFGGFHGTKRKTHIESIGIYMKPVTSSMITNSSVLTKSKRPKRK; this is encoded by the exons ATGAATAAGCAAATTGATATGATAAAATATGGTGTAAAGAAGGAAGGGACTGTTTGGGATGAAAAGGGAAAAAGTGAAATAGCAAAGATTTTTATTTACAGCGGTGCTGAGTCCTATTTTGTTAATTCACTTCAATTCTTGTTCGTTGTGGATGGCCAATTTGTTTTGTCTCGATTACATGGTGCTGACTACAACTATTCTTGGAATACAAACTTTAGTACA atTGTGTTGGATTATCCATCTAAATTTCTTACTGGGATACAAGGTACGTATTATTCTAATGGGTTGAGATCGATAAAATTTATGACGAACAAAGGTGTTTATGGACCCTATGGGAGTGATAAGATCCATCCAAAAGTCCAATTCGAAGAGTTCATTGTTCATCTCGGAGATGATCGTTCTTTTGGTGGATTTCATGGCACCAAAAGAAAGACGCATATTGAGAGTATTGGAATCTATATGAAGCCTGTCACATCCTCCATGATAACAAATTCTTCAGTATTGACAAAGTCCaaaagaccaaaaagaaaataa
- the LOC125868943 gene encoding inactive protein RESTRICTED TEV MOVEMENT 1-like — MDMDMDMDMIKVGPMGGKTTGGSVWDEKGKGEIAKIFVTMVVLDYPSEFLIEIKGTYYSNGLRSITFVTNKDTYGPYGSARPMTVDGVIDIQIGNDRSFGGFHGLKQKTRIESSGLYLKPITPSMIKPTPLTRPKGRRPINPQFCSITI; from the exons atGGATATGGATATGGATATGGATATGATCAAAGTAGGGCCAATGGGAGGAAAAACAACAGGAGGAAGTGTTTGGGATGAAAAAGGTAAAGGTGAAATTGCCAAGATTTTTGTTACAATG GTTGTTTTGGATTATCCATCGGAATTTCTTATCGAAATAAAAGGTACCTATTACTCGAATGGTTTGAGATCGATAACATTTGTGACTAACAAAGATACGTATGGGCCATATGGCAGCGCAAGGCCCATGACAGTCGACGGAGTGATTGATATTCAAATAGGAAATGATCGTTCTTTTGGTGGATTTCACGGTCTCAAGCAAAAAACTCGCATTGAGAGTAGTGGGCTCTATTTGAAGCCCATTACACCCTCCATGATCAAGCCCACTCCACTCACAAGGCCCAAAGGAAGAAGACCAATTAATCCTCAATTTTGTTCAATTACAATttaa
- the LOC125866573 gene encoding disease resistance protein Roq1-like: protein MSYASVDMSSCTKDCKYDVFLSFRGEDTRKTFVSHLYDALHRKGIHVFKDDERLETGKSISDELLKAIEQSRIAIVIFSKSYASSTWCLKELAHIIKCRNELDQNVIPIFYDVSPSDVRHQNSPFAEAFSQHGEEFKDDAEKIKNWKDAFVIAGNIAGHDLKSYKDEADCIKKLIDDIFHKSLQGILHFPENLVGMKSQIEEVISLLDLESNDVCFIGIWGMGGIGKTEIASFLHQRLRHQFEADCFLGDVGTLYQKNGLTWLEQVVISKLLREKMTLTSKHEGMDIIKSMLHRKKVLFILDNVNHQEQLECLVGRAEWFGRGSRVILTARDKHLLISHIGDNVYEVQLLPENEALELFSRHAFREKSPKKGFMELSRQVVEYAGGLPLALKVLGSSFYKRDREQWRDRIDRLKKIPHSDILGKLRISFDGLDKEEKRMFLDIACLYNHESRDYVERVFKSCGIHLIGIDHLVEKSLLSIDRYPRILMHNMIRKMGENVAREEYANNRIWLPEEVRDLFAGKMKVEKVESMRTSEYQYFKDEVFKKMQSLQVLKIDKKYSLVNHSTITYLPSSLRWIDWENYRSSSLPENFKPLDLVGLSLVAGSLVKLWPISKKLSNLKYLDLSDNLGLTKTPNFGDIPNLETLILKWCKNLEEVHPSLGHCRMLTILHLKGCGKLKKLPKFVSMESLETLNLGECTSLEKFPKICGDMRNLSKLYVGSPWIRSLPLALCGLSYLNLKDCIDLECIPNTIQNLESLWISGCNTIATLPNSLFKSEKLEKLVIAHCSRLAELPISLGAHKKLLRLDLLGCENLKKLPNSIQMESLVDLHILNCPKLDTFSEINGDMYSLSELSLQSARITELPSSIGNLSALKLLSLVGCEHLASLPKSLCNLNNLRWLRLRGCNILENLPENIGDLQELEELDARETAISQLPLSTTKLGKLNTLKFSHKHSSSFVLYQVSGLSSLTRLHLSNCNILGGLPEDLGSLHSLEYLIVKKNNISCLPKSIKKLLCLKYLNVQFCESLNELPRELPPNLELLYADYHLALKSIRDLLINCFKLNLILTSWCGHEKSRCGTISTNQVDVLKCVQHFLRACIQCHFHQRTYFCISFPEGRVPESFGYQFINQSRISINLNPSWYTDKFMGFSICCYSNGWKAGVEATLICISDPERKHSLKCDIDHHRLNSLAPSVIFFYIPFKTWWLASDNKVGKSPLDYCLFEVCTMSRRKAYWGVRLEYENKVRRWRRKHLAMRSSKLFEVPQKDNAMMTEIGCSVVFEQLEPSSISSHLQESIDHNFTTERGLHFGFENKALVLNQATKAVQSEHESQNVELIRICDSPFRKMVGASRKRKRKEKQKEKNNLKSIKTFLVNNRDK, encoded by the exons ATGTCTTATGCTTCAGTCGATATGTCTTCGTGTACAAAAGATTGTAAATATGATGTATTTTTGAGTTTTAGAGGTGAAGATACACGCAAAACCTTTGTGAGTCATCTCTATGATGCTCTGCACAGAAAAGGAATTCATGTTTTCAAGGATGATGAACGACTGGAAACTGGAAAATCAATTTCTGATGAACTTTTAAAAGCCATAGAACAGTCCAGAATTGCGATTGTCATATTCTCCAAAAGCTATGCATCCTCAACATGGTGTTTAAAGGAGCTTGCACACATCATAAAATGCCGAAATGAATTGGACCAGAATGTGATTCCAATTTTTTATGATGTGAGTCCATCAGATGTACGCCATCAAAACTCGCCATTCGCGGAGGCATTTTCCCAACACGGGGAAGAATTTAAAGATGATGCggaaaagattaaaaattgGAAGGATGCATTTGTGATTGCTGGAAATATAGCAGGGCATGATCTGAAAAGTTATAA GGATGAGGCTGATTGTATCAAAAAActaattgatgatatatttCATAAGTCGCTTCAAGGTATTTTACACTTTCCGGAAAACTTAGTGGGTATGAAATCTCAAATTGAGGAAGTAATCTCATTATTAGATCTGGAATCAAATGATGTTTGTTTTATTGGGATTTGGGGGATGGGTGGCATCGGCAAAACAGAAATTGCAAGTTTTCTACATCAGAGACTCCGTCATCAATTTGAAGCTGACTGTTTTCTTGGTGATGTTGGAACATTGTATCAGAAAAATGGACTGacatggctagaacaagtagtCATCTCCAAGCTCTTGAGGGAAAAGATGACTCTAACTAGTAAACATGAAGGGATGGATATTATAAAGAGTATGCTTCATCGGAAGAAAGTTTTGTTCATTCTCGATAATGTAAACCATCAAGAACAATTGGAATGTTTAGTTGGTCGAGCAGAGTGGTTTGGTAGGGGTAGCAGAGTTATTTTAACAGCAAGAGACAAGCACCTGTTAATTAGTCATATTGGGGATAACGTGTATGAAGTCCAACTGTTACCTGAGAATGAAGCTCTTGAATTGTTCAGTAGGCATGCTTTTAGAGAAAAATCACCAAAGAAGGGTTTTATGGAACTTTCAAGACAAGTGGTGGAGTATGCTGGTGGACTCCCTTTAGCTCTTAAAGTTTTGGGCTCTTCTTTTTATAAACGAGACAGAGAGCAATGGAGAGACAGAATTGATCGACTGAAGAAAATCCCTCACAGCGATATTTTGGGAAAACTTCGGATTAGTTTTGATGGACTAGACAAAGAGGAGAAGAGAATGTTTCTAGATATTGCCTGCTTGTACAATCATGAATCAAGAGATTATGTGGAACGAGTATTTAAGAGTTGTGGCATCCACTTGATAGGAATAGATCATCTTGTTGAAAAATCTCTCTTATCCATCGATAGATATCCTAGAATTCTGATGCATAATATGATTAGAAAAATGGGTGAAAATGTCGCAAGGGAAGAGTATGCCAACAACAGAATATGGCTTCCCGAGGAGGTTCGTGACctttttgcaggaaagatg AAAGTAGAGAAAGTTGAAAGCATGCGAACTTCAGAGTACCAATATTTTAAAGATGAGGTGTTCAAGAAGATGCAAAGCTTGCAGGTACTCAAAATTGATAAGAAATATAGTCTTGTCAATCATAGCACTATCACTTATCTTCCCTCTAGCTTGCGGTGGATTGATTGGGAGAACTATCGTTCAAGTTCATTGCCAGAGAATTTCAAACCATTAGATCTCGTTGGGCTTTCTTTAGTAGCTGGTAGTCTTGTCAAACTTTGGCCAATATCAAAG AAATTGAGCAACTTGAAGTATTTGGATCTAAGCGACAACCTTGGGTTAACAAAAACCCCTAATTTTGGTGATATTCCAAACTTGGAGACACTAATTTTAAAGTGGTGTAAGAATTTGGAAGAAGTTCATCCATCTCTTGGACATTGCAGAATGCTCACTATTCTACATTTAAAGGGTTGTGGCAAACTCAAGAAGCTCCCAAAATTTGTTTCCATGGAATCTCTTGAGACTCTGAACCTTGGAGAATGCACAAGTTTAGAAAAGTTTCCAAAGATCTGTGGAGATATGCGGAACTTATCAAAACTCTATGTAGGATCCCCTTGGATAAGAAGCTTGCCCCTGGCTCTCTGTGGCTTAAgctatttgaatttgaaagatTGTATAGATCTTGAATGTATTCCAAACACTATTCAAAATCTTGAATCTCTCTGGATTTCAGGTTGCAATACAATTGCAACACTGCCGAACAGCCTCTTTAAAtcagagaaattagagaaacttGTAATAGCACATTGTTCTAGATTGGCAGAGCTCCCCATCTCTCTTGGAGCTCATAAGAAGCTTCTTCGATTAGACTTGCTCGGATGTGAAAACCTAAAGAAGCTTCCAAACTCCATTCAGATGGAATCCCTTGTAGATCTTCATATACTTAATTGCCCAAAATTAGATACATTTTCAGAAATTAATGGAGATATGTATAGCTTATCAGAATTGTCCCTACAATCTGCTAGGATTACAGAACTGCCTTCATCAATCGGGAATCTAAGTGCACTCAAATTGCTCTCTCTGGTAGGTTGTGAACATCTTGCAAGTCTACCAAAAAGCCTCTGTAATTTGAATAACCTTCGATGGCTTCGTCTCCGCGGCTGCAACATACTAGAGAACCTTCCAGAAAACATTGGTGATCTGCAAGAGTTGGAGGAACTAGATGCAAGAGAAACTGCAATCTCCCAACTGCCTCTCTCCACCACGAAGCTGGGAAAACTGAACACATTAAAATTCTCACATAAACATTCCTCAAGTTTCGTCTTGTATCAAGTGTCAGGCTTATCCTCCTTGACACGGCTTCATCTCAGTAATTGCAACATATTGGGTGGACTTCCCGAGGATCTTGGATCTTTGCACTCTTTGGAATACTTGATTGTTAAGAAAAACAATATTTCTTGTTTACCTAAAAGCATCAAGAAGCTCTTATGCCTCAAATACCTGAACGTGCAATTTTGTGAGAGTCTTAATGAACTACCAAGAGAGCTACCCCCTAATTTAGAGTTGCTATATGCAGATTATCATTTAGCCTTGAAGAGCATAAGAGACCTactaattaattgttttaaattgaACCTGATCTTGACATCATGGTGTGGTCATGAAAAATCTCGATGCGGAACTATCTCAACTAACCAAGTTGATGTGTTGAAGTGCGTACAGCATTTTCTCAGGGCATGCATCCAG TGCCACTTCCACCAAAGgacatatttttgcatttctttTCCTGAAGGCAGAGTTCCAGAGTcatttggttatcaatttataaatcaaaGTAGGATCTCAATTAACCTGAACCCATCTTGGTATACCGACAAATTCATGGGTTTTTCGATATGTTGCTATTCTAATGGATGGAAAGCTGGTGTAGAAGCTACTTTGATCTGCATATCTGACCCCGAAAGAAAACATTCCTTGAAGTGTGACATTGACCACCATCGGCTCAATAGTCTTGCTCCTTCTGTCATCTTTTTCTACATACCATTTAAAACATGGTGGCTTGCATCTGACAATAAAGTAGGGAAGAGCCCACTTGATTATTGCCTATTTGAGGTATGTACAATGTCAAGGAGGAAAGCATATTGGGGAGTTCGCCTGGAGTATGAGAATAAAGTTAGGAGATGGAGAAGGAAGCACCTAGCAATGCGAAGTTCCAAGCTCTTTGAAGTTCCGCAAAAAGATAATGCAATGATGACTGAAATTGGCTGCTCTGTGGTATTTGAACAACTAGAGCCGTCATCCATTTCTAGTCACTTGCAAGAGTCTATTGACCATAACTTCACTACAGAAAGGGGACTTCATTTTGGGTTTGAAAATAAAGCTCTAGTGCTGAATCAAGCAACAAAGGCAGTTCAAAGCGAACATGAATCTCAGAATGTTGAGTTGATTAGAATTTGTGATAGCCCATTTAGGAAAATGGTTGGTGCTtcaagaaagagaaagagaaaggagaaacaaaaagagaaaaacaaccTCAAATCAATCAAAACTTTTCTGGTCAACAACAGGGACAAATAA